The following is a genomic window from Syntrophobacterales bacterium.
GCAACTGCTCCGGGGTAAAGTCATATTCGCCGATGTGGTTGAAAATATGCAGTTCTTCCTGGTCGCCGGCGATTTTTCCCACGTGTACATAGCCATTGACAAAGACCGTAAGCTCGATGCCGTAAAAAATAATCATGTCCGTTTTTACCTGCCGGTAAAGGTCGAGATAGTTTTTCTTCAGCAGGTGATCGTGATCCGTAAAGGCTATAAAATCATATCCTTTTGCTTCGTAGGCCGCGGCGGCTTCCTGGGGGGAAAGCTCGCCGTCCGAGCAAGTGGTGTGCGTATGTAAACAGCCTTTGAGGAGCATAGATGTCAACCTGTCGTTCACCAAAAAAATAACAGTTCACCAGATTTGTTGATTCGCGGATATTTCTCTTGGACGATTGAGGCAATTGCAAAACTCCCCATTCTTGTCATTCCCGCAACGATTCTGAGCGGGAATCTGGTTCTAACTGCTTGAAAAAACCATATTCCCGATAGAGACATTATGGACATTAAGCTGCGCTTTCGGG
Proteins encoded in this region:
- a CDS encoding PHP domain-containing protein — translated: MLLKGCLHTHTTCSDGELSPQEAAAAYEAKGYDFIAFTDHDHLLKKNYLDLYRQVKTDMIIFYGIELTVFVNGYVHVGKIAGDQEELHIFNHIGEYDFTPEQLLARLAELEKLYPLDAVEITKKGFRDRVFEALAIAYPKIASDDSHTAAGIGRAWVELDAKREKDAIIKSVKKGEFWNCYLH